The sequence below is a genomic window from Oligoflexus sp..
CTTTTGTGCTCGATTGTCCCGCTGAGCTGGCCATGGAACGGATCATGACCCGTGAAAAAGCGAAAGGTCGTGACCAGGCGGACCTCAATCGCTATGATGGTGGTTCGCAGGCCCTGCATCAGGTGCTCAGGAGCGCATACCAGGCTCTGGCCAAAAAATTTCCGGAACGTATTGTTCTGATCAATGCTGCGGAAAAGCCGGAAGCGATGGTTGAAGCGGCCATGCGTGTGATTCGCGAACGTTGGACGATATGAGCAAAGCCCCGCGTAAAACATCTTCAGAAGACATTCCCCGTGGCCCGGTCCGTTGCTTTGCGGACCTCATCGGTTTTCAGGATATCATCACAGCCTTCAATGAACTCGCGACGCGTGATCGCGTGCCGCAGGTTTTACTGTTCGAAGGCCGCCCTGCGATCGGAAAGCGCAAACTCCTGGCGCGAGTCGCCGCCACGATTTACTGCGAAACCCGGGATGGCTGCGGTCATTGTCAGGGTTGTCACTCGGTGATTCATGGATATCAGCCTGATCTTCTGTGGATCGAAAACGATGGACCGATCAAGGTCGCCGAAGCGGAAGCGATTCAGGAGCATTTGAGTTATCAGTCCTCGGGTGCGCAGCGCGTCGTTGTCATCGCGGATATTGAAGACATGAACGATCAGGCGGCCAATCGTCTTTTGAAAACGCTGGAAGAACCGCCGCCTCGCACGCAGTTTTTGATTTCCACGAGTCGTGCCCGTCAGCTGCTCGCCACCATCACCTCACGTCTTGTCCGCTGGCATGTGCAGCCGCCTCCGATCGAGTCGAGCCTGCGTTGGCTTATGGGTGCTCTGAAGGAAGCCGAACTTGCGGTCAGCGAACATGATGCCCGCGAAGCTTTGGAACGCTACAGCCTCGCTCCAGGTCGGACCCTTTTGGCCCTGAAAATGGCCAATTCCGTGGAGCAGGAGGCCCAGCATCGGCTGGCATCCTTGCTCCTCAAGCCTTTGGAAGGTAAGGACCTCCACGAACTCCAGGACCTACTGAAACAGCAGGGCTGGAAGGCAAATGAGCTTGCTCAGCACTTCGAGCTGCTATTAAATCGTTACTATAAATGGAGCCTGGGCCTGATCGCAGAACGCCCTTCGCATTGGCCTGCCTCAATTGGCGCGCCAGACCCTCGTCTATTAAGGCAGAGGCGAAGGATCCTGCAGCAGATCTATCGTGGTGGCGGACAGGGGCATAACTTTTTGAATGCCCAGCTGGCTGCCGAGGCTTTGGGTTCTGACACTGCTTTTTAAATCGCAACAAGGAATCGATCGATGAATGGAATAAATATTGTCGGTGTCCAGTTTCGACGAGCCGGCAAAATATATGATTTCGATGCCAAGGACTTCCGCCTGAGCATCGGCGATCGGGTTGTGGTGGAGACCGAGCGCGGACCCAGCCTGGCGGAAGTCAAGCGAGTGGCCTATATGGAGGCCGAACTCAATAATGAAAGCCTCAAGCCCATCGTTCGCATTGCCTCACGCAAGGACCGGGATTCCTCGGGTCGCCTCACTCCTGAATTCGCAGAGACATTCACCAAGCAAAAAATCAAGGATCTGAATCTTGAGATGCGGGTCATCAGCGTCGAGATTCAATTTGGTGGCAACAAGGTCATCGTTTATTTCTCGGCACCGGGACGCGTGGATTTCCGTGAGCTGGTCAAGGAACTTGCCGGTGGTTTGAAAACACGGGTCGAACTGAAACAGGTCGGTGCGCGGGACGAAGCGAAGCTGTCGGGTGGCATCGGGATCTGCGGCCGGGAATTCTGCTGCTCCAGTTTTCTGCGGGAGTTTGTGCCTGTTTCCATCAAGATGGCGAAGAATCAGAACCTGGCGCTGAACCCGAGCAAGGTTTCGGGTGGCTGCGGACGGCTGCTTTGCTGTTTGACTTATGAAGATGAAACCTACTCCGACCTTAGGCAGAAACTTTTGCCGAAAGGGGCTCGGGTCAAGCTTGTTGATGATAGCTACGGTGATGTCATCAAAGGCGATATTTTGAATCAGACCATGCTGGTCGAGCTGGATAGCGGTGAGCAGCGCTCGGTTCCCATTCGGGATCTGGAAGTCGTTGATGCTCGCCAGGGTGTGGTGGATGATGATTGGGGCAGCGACCTCGACTTTGGTTCACTGATGGGCGATGGTGATATCACGGCGCTGGATGACAGTGAAGAAGTCGCTCAGCAGCGCGAATCCGCAGCCGAGCCTATTCATGGGCGCGAGGCACCGCGCAGGCCTTTGCAGCCTCGTCGTGATGGGCCGCGGGAAAACCGGGATAACCGGCCGAATAAAGGTCCCCGTCCTGAAGGTGAAGCCAAAGGCAAGGGCCGCGATCAGGGTCCGCGTCCGCAAAACAATCAGGGACCGAATCCCAATAAGAAACCGCGTCCTCCCCGTGATGGACAGCCGCAGCAGAACCAGGCGCCCAAGCCCAACGGCCAAGCGAACGGTGATCGTCCCAAGATCGCGCCGAAGATTATTCCGCGCGGTCAGGCTGAAAACAAGGGTGGAAATGGTGGAGGCGAGCCTTCGGGTGGTGAAGGTGATGGCGGCGCAAGTTAACGGTCAGAAAGCAGAAAGACAGAAGAAACCATGGCCAAACTTTATTTTCGATACGGCACGGTCGGCAGCGCGAAGACTCTGAATCTTCTCGCGGTCGCCCATGCTTATCAGCAGCAGGATAAACGCGTTTATCTCATCAAACCACGAATCGACACCCGCTTCGGTGCCGAGGTCATCCGCTCTCGGGCGGGACTGACGCGGGATGCGGATCTTCTGGTGGATGAGACGAGTCGGCTTGAATTGAGCCAGCTGCACGGATATCACTGCATACTGGTCGATGAGGCCCAGTTTCTAACTCCACGCGTGATCGAGGAACTGCGGCAGGTCACAAGGCTGCTCGATATCCCTGTGATCTGTTACGGCCTGCGCACTGATTTTCGCACCCAGCTTTTCCCTGGAGCGCAGCGTCTCATGGAATTGGCCGACGCGCTGGAGGAGATCAAAACCACCTGCGCGTTCTGCAATAAAAAGGCTGTTTTTAACATGAAGCTTCTGGATGGACGCCCGACCCAGGCGGGTCCGACGGTGGAGCTTGGGACCGAGGAAAAATATCTGCCGACCTGCTGCGACTGTTACTTTAAGGCTTTTCAAACAGTTCTCCCAGAGTCCGCTTCGCCATCTCCTTAATGCTCAGCTTTCCGATGAAAATTTCCCTGCGCGGGCGTTACGTACAGTAACCCCGCCAGACGTACCTTCCTTCACCAGTTGGAGGGCTATCCGCCTCCGTCCATAAGTGCCGCGTGGGGCTTCATGAGCCGTGTAGACCGCTTTACGGAGCGCCTCGTTGGCAACTGCGCGAGGGGATGTTGTTCCTTCAAGCCATTCGTAATAGGCACTTCGGATACATAGAGTATTCAGCAAAAGACCTGGATCGGATAGACCGCGGATTGAACCTTGATGAACGAATACTACTCTACTTTTGGCCGTAAAGCAGATGGCCGCTTTTTTTATTATTTCAAGCTCCATCTTGGGGCGCTCGTTTTCATCTTTGAGCCGCGCATTCTCGCTAATGGCGTCTACTTCCGCGGAGGCTTGGTCTTGGCTATCGCGGGCTTGGCTTCGCCACCTGGAAAGGTAGCCGACTCAAGCTCTTCAACAACCTGGCTCACACTCACTCCGGGTTTTAGTGACATTTTCACGGCATTAGCTTTAAACTCTTCGCTGTATGACCTGCGATCCTTCTGCTTGCCCATACTGTCCTCCCTGATACTTGGTTGGGTCATCAGAGTGTCCGGTAAGATGGGACCACTTCAGACGACGCTTTGGGAAACTGAGGTCCCGCCCGCAAAGGACCGTATGCATCCTTACTCAAAAGCCGATCGAAATTTGTACCAGTCCGATCCTGAATCACACTGACGAAGGTGATGTCATTTACGATCCTTTTGCCGATTCGGGAGTGATCTTTGCGGCCTTGCAGGAGACGGGCTGCGTGGCACTCGGGGTCGAGATCGAACCGCTCTTCTGTGAAAAGTTCATCGCGCGCCTGGAGAATCATTACCGTCTCAAGGCGAAGGTTGTCGGCAAGGTATTTGCGATCGGGGGGAATGTCCTTAAACCATCCGGGGCAGGCTAAAGGCTTTTTCCAAGGGCATGGGCTCCATGGCATCGGTTAGCGACATTTGCTGGAAATAAGGGGCCATAACCACAATTTGTCCCCTTTGATACTTGTCTGTAAATCTAGTCTAGGGAGGATTTACCTGCGGCTTCACGCATGAGTTCGCGCCGATCTTTCAGCGTAAGTGTATCAAGGGCTTCTCCATCCTCGACTTTGTAGGATCGGTTCACACCCTCAACGTTGACCGCATCAATGTCGCCCTTCTTCAGGGACAGAGTTGAAAAATCTTCTTCGGACATGCGGATGGACTGGGGCATAAACCTCGCTTTGTATACAGTCAATTCGGGGTTAAGCTTGCCCTTGACCGCAAGGCCTAGTTTGTCTTTTTCAACGAACAGGCCACCGCTTCCAAGGTCCACACTCATAAGCTGAGCAAGAGCGTCTTGCATCGCCGGGGGCGTCCCACCCCCGATATTTCCACCGGCAAAGACTTGTCCAAACGCCATCAGGCTAAGTGACACCAAGAATACACTTTTCATTGTTCAGCCCCCGTCAAAGACGCGCTTCCAGAAATTGCAGACGCAACTGCCAAAATATCACCTTTCATTGTCGCAGCAACGGTTTGCAGTTTCAATCGGTATTCGATTCCAGCTGCATACCAAGCTTTCAGTCCATCCGTACTGAGGCTTGCCCGAAGGTTAAGAAGCAGCGAAGCTGGAGATGACAGCGAAACCATGGCTACATTGTAGCCGGCTATCCTCTTTGCCGCGCCCTCAGACGGGTAAACTGTGCCTTCGATGCAGTCGATATATCGACCGTTTTCTTCCTTAAGTGCACCAATCTCCAGGAGAGTCTCCAAGAGGGCGCCGCCTTCCAGGCCAAACTGCTTTAAAACAGTTTCCTTGTTGGCCTCGGGAACCGTTGCGGCAAAAACGAAAACTTTAAAAAGGGAATAATCGGCGGAAAGTGATTCCACAATCGCAATGCGTTCAGCAGCGATTTTCTCACCAACACCCAGGATTTCCTTTGTTTCATGGGGAAACCATTCGGCAAGCTTTTCAAGATGATTATCAGGTTTAAGGACAGCAAGAATACGATGTGCTTTACTAAAACCAATGGTTCTTTGTTCCCCAGCACTCAAACGGTAGATGGTCGAATAATCCACCCCGCATTGCTTTGAGAACCAACGCAAGCTCTCATCTCGTGCAGTAATAAATTTCTTTATTTCATCGCGCAAATACACGCTCGCTTCATGCGCCATCTTGAGTGCTCCCACTAGTGTTCGGACTTGAATTTCATAGCAGGTCTGCAGTTGACGGAGAAAACAAAAAGCTCGCGATGGGTAATAATTGAAAGAGAAAACGTTTTCAAAGCGGTTTAATAATCTTTTTTTGGTATAAGCAATTGGTTAAATCACATCAAGTCTTGCTACATTTGACGCTATGTCATTACTCAATCGAATAAAAATTTCTGAACCATTTCGTGCCGAAGTCTGCCAGGAGCACATCCCTTGAGCACGATTCCGCTTCACCAGATTAAGCATTTGAACCAGGCTCACCTTAAGCGCTTGTCCAATCATTTCGCCTTCGGCTATCCCCTCGTTAACCGCGATGGTTTGCGGTCAATAAGAAAGCGGGAGTTGCCGATGACGATTGATGAGTCCTATCCCAGATCTCACCTATACACTTTGGAATCCTTCCTCAAGGCCCTCAAAAACACCATGTTTGCTCTCGCCCACATGCTTATCGTCGTCACCTCACCTTCTCAGGCCTCGGTCCTGGTGATGCCTGAAAATGCAACGGTCACAAGCATTGGTCAGGGATTCATCGACTCAACCAAAACCATCGTCCCAGGCTGCGTTTCCGGCGAAATCGAGCTACAGCCTGCGGAAATCGCTTCTATGGAATTCAGCTCAGGTGAGGAGGCAGAAACCACTTTTTCAAGCATGTCTGGCAAGGTCAAAGGAAGCGTAAACCTCCTGGTGGCTGGGGCGTCGGGAAGCATGCAGTTTATTGAAACAAAAAACAATGAACAGACCGGAATGTCATCCTTTCTAAATTTCACCTACGCGAAATCCAGGGCGAGAATAAAGGAGCCAACCCTTACAGCCCTTGGGCAAGGCACTTTGTCCAGGCCAGCTGACAAAATTCTGGAGATTTGTGGTTCGTCCGTGATGAACGAGGCCACCCTTGGAGCCCATCTGAGTATCGTCGCGCGTTTCGTCTATGTAGGGACCAGCGAGTACAAATATTCAAAATCCAAAGTCAAAGCAGAAGTTTTGGGAGCCACAGTTAGTAAAAAGTCCAAGGTCTCAGAGTCCGAAGAGATCACAAAAGAGTTTGTTCTGAACGTTGACGCCTATCAATATGGAGGAGATACGTCGGCGCTTCGGTCCATACTTGCTAATGGACAAAAATACTGTGCCTTGAGTAATCCGGATGCCTGCGCCGATACATACAAAGCTCTGGTACGCTATGCACGGGAAGGCTTTAAGGATTCTGTGGCTTCGGCAAACGTGAATTCATTGGCTGCCCTCAACATAACGACAACTCCATACAATGAGCTTTACCTTCCCGTTCAGTTTCCCACCTATACCTGGAAAACGTCCTCCCTTTCGTTCAAGAACGCTGCAATCACGGCCTATAGAAGAAGTCTTGTTGCCCTTCTGGCGGAAAAGGAAAAGACCGAGGCTCGACTCCACTCCGGGATATTTGCCGGGGAAACGGCGCAGAGTCTGACGAGTAAGCTTAATCGTCTGAACGATGAAATTGAATCCGTCACAGGCCGGATAGACAGATGCGACTTTTCGGGTCCGAATGAATCCTGGTTATGTGAATTCTAAGACCCGATAGGAATGCCCAAATTAACAATTTGCCACCATGCGGAGGTGAATCGACGGAGTGTTGCCTAATTTATCTGAAACACCAACATTTGTAAGGAAATTTCAATGCGAAAGTCGAAGATTTTGATATCTGTGCTGGCCTGCGCTGCGGTTGCAGGTTGTTCCAACGATGACAATAACGAGCACTCTGCTTTGAAGGATTCCACGCTGTCCAATGACGCCTTTGCCTATTCCTTTTTAGGTCAAGCGTATGATACCCGGCGGGTAAAAACCCTGAACGTTTCTTGCGCCACTGGTAATATCAAGGAAAGTCTCGTAAGCGACAGTAACTTCGTTCTCGACTACGATCTTTCCTATCAGGACTTTCTGGACAAGACCCAGGGAAAACTGAGCGCTGACCTGAATCTTCCGGCAGTCAGGGCAGGCCTTGGCGCGCAATATGCGAAAGAAAACGCTGCTACATCTTCATCCACCACATTTGTCTTTAACTGGCAGATGACCAAAAAGCGTGTCGCATTTGACGAGAATACTTACCGGGTCGCGGACAAAGGTCAGCAATTTATCAACGGCGATAAAGCCCAGCTCCAGGAACGCTGCGGCGACGAATTCATCACAAATGTTGACTATGGCGCTTCCTTTTTTGTGACCATGAAGGTTGACTTCCTGAACGATAGCGACAAAACAGATATTGGCGGAAAGCTGAAGCTTGCTGTGGGCAAAGAGAATATCGACATTGTCAAAATCGAAGGTGAACTAAACAAAATCGACCAGAAGAAAAAAGAGTCGGTTAAGCTCTCGATTCGAGCGAGACAGGTCGGTGGTGACCCTATCCAGCTTACGTCCTTCCTGAGCGACAATGTTGTCGAATGTACTCTGGCTAACCCCAAGCCCTGCTTTGATCTCTACAACCAGGCCATCAGATATGCCAGGACCAGCGTCCCGGCCCAGCTGACCAACGATGCGGCATTCGTTCCTGTTCGCTTTCTGACCAAGAACTATAAGGAATCGGGCCTTGATGAACTGGTTCCCTCAGGCGGCTATCAGTTTATTGATGCATTGACCAAAGCGAAACGCCGCGAAATCGAAGCCCAATATCAGCAGAACCTTGTCGATTACCAGCGTGCAGCAGACATCCTTAGAAAGTATTCGGACTATCTTGAGGAAGCTCAGCTCGAATCCATAACAAGCATCAAGGACATAACCTTCAACAACGCAGCCGTTCTTGGAGACGTTTCATTGGTTTGCTTCGATGCACCAACCAGCTGTATTTCATACTCCAAGGCCGCAGAATCCGGGATTAAACCCTACGACAGGTCAAAGCTGGCCCTGCGCAGCTCCATGTCCGACCTTAAAGATGTACGCCTTGGCTCCTGGTCCTTCGGATATCCGAAGGACGCCAGTGCATTCGTCCAAAAGGTTATCAACGGCAACAGCACTCTGGAAGATCGTCAGGGAATTGCCCTGAGGACAAATACGGGGGAAATGGTCCGTGTTGTGACATATGTCTCTGAAATAGACTGCACAAAATATGCTGGGATTATCAGCTCGTCCTCGCCACTTTCAATTATCACAAGCAACGACTATGGGATTCGGTTCAGCAACGACGATTTCGGTGGGGATTATTCTTTCTTCCTGGAAGCAGCATTCAGGAAACAAGCGGCCGGTAAATGCCTCTTTGTCTCAATGCATCCAGCGGAGCCTCATGGCCAGAAGCTTGACCTGAATGTCCCTTCGGAACTCAGGACCTTCATACGTCGTATTCTTGAATCAGCAAAATAAGGAAATGAACAATGAAATACGTCTTTTCCAAGCTCCTAGTTCTGCTTGCAGTCGTTTACGCGTCCAATGCGTTTGCCATAAGCGATAAATTCTGGGGATATTGTAAGGACGGGAAAGCTTATCATGACGAGGCTTTAACCCAACCTAAAACTGATGCTGACAAAATCTGTCGACTTCCAGACGCTTTTGCAGCTGGATATACCGATGAGGCAGCTGTTAGGTGCTGGACCCTCCAGGAAGAACATTGCCAAATTGGAGGCGGTGGCGTGGAAGAAGTGCTCGGCGACCATAATGTTCCACGAGGCGCCTTTTTCCTGCAGACCAACCTCGACCCGACTCTCACAGGTGGCGTGAAACAAATGAGGTGCATGTGCGGGTGCTTTACCCCGGATGTTGTTCTGGATACCACGTCCGGATCGAAAACCATCCTGGAGCTCTACGAGTCGGCAAACACGGACCCTTTCCGTTTAATTACACAAGCGGAAATGTTCTCGCCTGAATATACAGTTTCACCATGGCTGACGCGCGGTGCATTTACCGTGGGCCCTGAGGAGAAGCCGGTGTTCAAGTTCACAACTGACAATGGCGAGTCTATCAGCGTTACAGAAAAGCATCCGATGGTTTTGAACGTCAACGGCGAATACGAATTGCGCGTCGCCCGCGAAGTTAAAGAAGGCGATTTATTCGTGGCGAAGGACGGAACCAGTCGGACTGTGGTACGGGTTGAATCTTACAAGCTTCCTAAAGAGAACAACCTTGTCTACAACATCAATACCATGGGTGAAAGGGTCCTCGATCACGTGATTACAGCCAACGGCATCCTCGTTGGCGACCTTTATCTGCAAAACTTCCTAAATGAACGCACACAAAGAGTCGAGAATATTCAGATTCTTGAATAGTTAACAATCCCACTTAGGGTAGCGGGGGGACTCCCCTGTTACCCATTTTTGAGGCTATAAAGTGATGATGAGTAGAAAAACAAAAAATCTTTTGGTTTGCTCTATGGTGGCTTCTGCTTCAGCTATAGGGTGGCATTTCGCAAAGTCATCAGAAACTATCGAAAAACCTACGGCGGCTCCCCAGGCTAAAGTCAGCAGGGAAACCGTAGAATCGTTTGCATCAAAGAATATTGAAAATTTCGAGCACCGCGAGACGGAAAAGAAGAATTGGATTGTGGACTTCGAGCCACTGACCAACAAAGAGCAGGAAGAAGTTGCGATCGTTCACAAGCACATCAAAGAACTCAATATGACGGGCAGAATTGATTCCGACAAAATGAATGAATTACAGGGTGTTGTTTACAAATATCAAGAGAGAATTTTTGCTGATGCGGGTCGTCGAATTATCCTGGAGAGTCCAGAATTAGTGAAGTCAAAGGAGGGTGCCGATACGGTGGTAACCTTGATTGATACGCTCGCTTATTTTAGCCGGAATAGTACTGACTGGCCGCTTGCCATGGAAATCCTTCGCGACATCGGAACACGGCCCCTGACCTACAGCTCAACGCTATCCCCGGAGCAAGCATCGACCGCAAATATAACCATGCAGGCATTCGAGCAGTTCGCCAGATATAAGCCGGAAGAAGCCATGGAATTTATATTAACCAGCGTTGATAAAGAAAAGCGCGGGCCGTACATTTCCTATTTTAAGACGGGTTTGGCTCTCGCGGGATTTTCCAAGGACGACATTTACCAAAGAGTATCCAGACTGATTTAGAGAATCGGCGTGTAGGAAGGGGGCGCTAATGAAAAAATTTGTCTTTGCATTGATATCGCTCGGGTCTTTAATGATCGGCGGAAATGCGTCGTCCAGGCCTATCCCAACGGACCTTTTGGGTCCTGTTCAGCACGGAGTCCTTGAAAACTCAGGAATCAAATTCGCTTATTGCGATAGCGAGCATGCAGGGTCTTCGCCAGAAATCTGCAGTCACCCTATTGATGGCAGTTGGGATGCACAGCGCGGGCAAAATCACACGTTTTGGGTCGGGCCACCAGTAAACCAGGAAGCTTTACGCACCGCAGGCTATTGGCAGCGGAAAAAACTGACTTGCACCTACTGTCGAGCTGGAAACTCCAACGGCCCTCTCAGAGGAACGGGCAGAGCGACGAACGTTGTTCCGGTGAATGCTTCTTTTGTTGTTACTGGCGCTATACTCGGTCCAGGTGGGCCTTGTTATAACGCATGGCCTATGGCGGAGGGTCTTTGCACCCCACGCGACATAATTTTCGGGCGGCCTTCATATACCCCAGAACAGTGCGTTGCAGCCTGTACCCAAGCCTGGCAGCAGCAGGTCGTGCGATTTACGTGTGAGTATAGTGGGTTCTCCAACTTCGACGGTGACCCGGAATGCGAGACAGCGCTTGGGAATTAACGTTTTTTGATAATGTAACAATACATAGGACTAGCCAATGAGTCTGCGCTTTCTTATCCCAATTTCTATGATTCTTTTCATGCATGAATCATCGGCCTTCTGCCAAATAATGCCAGCACCTGTGGATTTGTTGGCCAGGCCCGAACCTGGTGTGCACGTTACTGGCAATCTAACGTGGGCATATTGTTTTGAAGAGTGGATCAAAGACGCTCCTGAAGTATGTGATCTTCCGCAAGATGCCTGGAATCATGGTTTACCAGCTCCAGCAACGTTTTATGTTGGTAAACCTGTTTGGGACACCCTCCAAGTCCGCACGCTTCTTAAAGATCATCGCAGATTGGCGTGCTTATATTGTCACGCAGGCGCGTCAAATGGCCCGCTTCGGGGAAAAGGAGTTACAGGCAGAAATGCCGTTCCTATATACGGGTCATTTGTGGTAAAGGCGTCTGAGATTGGGATGCACGAGTACTGCAGTAGCAGTAACCTTTACAGTATGTGTATGACAGGCCCTGGTTCTCCTTGGAGTCTGTGGGACTGCGTAAATGCTTGCGAGAATGCTTGGAAATCAAAAACGATACGTATTTCATGTGACTGGACAGGAACATCGAATTTCGATGGTGACCCAACCTGTGATGAATTCTTGTAAAACGAGGGGATAGCTTATATGCAAATCAAAACAGCACTACTAGTTTCAACTGCAACATGCGCCCTACTCGCTTCAGCTTGCGGAAGTGACAAAGACAGCAAGAAAAAAGAAGCTGACCAAACCGTCATTGAACGGTGGAATCC
It includes:
- a CDS encoding DNA methyltransferase is translated as MVGSSECPVRWDHFRRRFGKLRSRPQRTVCILTQKPIEICTSPILNHTDEGDVIYDPFADSGVIFAALQETGCVALGVEIEPLFCEKFIARLENHYRLKAKVVGKVFAIGGNVLKPSGAG
- the ricT gene encoding regulatory iron-sulfur-containing complex subunit RicT gives rise to the protein MNGINIVGVQFRRAGKIYDFDAKDFRLSIGDRVVVETERGPSLAEVKRVAYMEAELNNESLKPIVRIASRKDRDSSGRLTPEFAETFTKQKIKDLNLEMRVISVEIQFGGNKVIVYFSAPGRVDFRELVKELAGGLKTRVELKQVGARDEAKLSGGIGICGREFCCSSFLREFVPVSIKMAKNQNLALNPSKVSGGCGRLLCCLTYEDETYSDLRQKLLPKGARVKLVDDSYGDVIKGDILNQTMLVELDSGEQRSVPIRDLEVVDARQGVVDDDWGSDLDFGSLMGDGDITALDDSEEVAQQRESAAEPIHGREAPRRPLQPRRDGPRENRDNRPNKGPRPEGEAKGKGRDQGPRPQNNQGPNPNKKPRPPRDGQPQQNQAPKPNGQANGDRPKIAPKIIPRGQAENKGGNGGGEPSGGEGDGGAS
- a CDS encoding transposase produces the protein MGKQKDRRSYSEEFKANAVKMSLKPGVSVSQVVEELESATFPGGEAKPAIAKTKPPRK
- a CDS encoding Hint domain-containing protein, which gives rise to MKYVFSKLLVLLAVVYASNAFAISDKFWGYCKDGKAYHDEALTQPKTDADKICRLPDAFAAGYTDEAAVRCWTLQEEHCQIGGGGVEEVLGDHNVPRGAFFLQTNLDPTLTGGVKQMRCMCGCFTPDVVLDTTSGSKTILELYESANTDPFRLITQAEMFSPEYTVSPWLTRGAFTVGPEEKPVFKFTTDNGESISVTEKHPMVLNVNGEYELRVAREVKEGDLFVAKDGTSRTVVRVESYKLPKENNLVYNINTMGERVLDHVITANGILVGDLYLQNFLNERTQRVENIQILE
- a CDS encoding thymidine kinase; protein product: MAKLYFRYGTVGSAKTLNLLAVAHAYQQQDKRVYLIKPRIDTRFGAEVIRSRAGLTRDADLLVDETSRLELSQLHGYHCILVDEAQFLTPRVIEELRQVTRLLDIPVICYGLRTDFRTQLFPGAQRLMELADALEEIKTTCAFCNKKAVFNMKLLDGRPTQAGPTVELGTEEKYLPTCCDCYFKAFQTVLPESASPSP